One window of Lytechinus variegatus isolate NC3 chromosome 2, Lvar_3.0, whole genome shotgun sequence genomic DNA carries:
- the LOC121406982 gene encoding neuronal acetylcholine receptor subunit alpha-3-like, with protein MPLLRKGIEYDDWWSVCKPNIPLIHILASDHEAKLHDALFKDYYILPLPVVNVTDILNISFGLSISQIIDVDERNQVLTSKVWVKQQWNDYRLQWDPAEYGGITKIKVPNECLWIPDILLYNNADGAFDIQSASWAGIEYTGLVTWWPPAVYKSSCHINVAYYPFDEQHCLLKFGSWTYDGVVMDLTPISEKADIRDYWDNGEWQIIQTPGERHEVTYECCEETFIDITYTITLRRKPLYYFAYILVPCGLISFNTVLVFYLPPDISEKMALCMSVLLSMTVFLLLITSQIPANANHFPLIVKYLLFTMLIVSSSIVLTVFVLNVRFRSPDAHKMPRWVRRIFIDIIPGFLGMSRPVQYSKRFRHVGINLTRDAMANGALDSNRLVMENKGNSYSVRMRREVDVQMDNEDSDDEVAGTSKYRRGQYLPLLTSADEEESEAMVIHKAVEEIMYLTWRCASEEDSLREKEDWKFVAMVIDRIFLIIYICGIFVGNVVIIFQAPLATDFFRELFCCYEDWAMNGLPLNYTAPIVIE; from the exons ATGCCTCTTTTACGTAAAG GAATCGAATATGACGATTGGTGGAGCGTTTGCAAACCGAATATACCTTTAATCC ATATCCTTGCCTCTGATCATGAAGCAAAACTCCACGATGCTCTCTTCAAAGACTACTACATACTACCGTTACCAGTGGTCAATGTAACAGACAtactcaatatttcatttgggCTATCCATATCACAGATCATTGACGTA GATGAAAGAAATCAAGTCCTGACGTCAAAGGTTTGGGTGAAGCAG CAATGGAATGATTATCGTCTTCAATGGGATCCTGCAGAATACGGAGGAATCACAAAAATTAAAGTTCCAAACGAATGCTTATGGATTCCTGACATACTGCTTTATAACAA TGCCGATGGAGCCTTTGACATCCAATCAGCTTCATGGGCAGGTATTGAATACACAGGACTAGTCACATGGTGGCCACCCGCAGTATACAAAAGTTCGTGTCATATCAATGTAGCCTACTACCCATTCGATGAACAGCACTGCTTGCTGAAGTTTGGATCCTGGACTTACGACGGGGTAGTCATGGACCTGACACCGATCTCGGAAAAGGCCGACATACGGGACTACTGGGACAACGGCGAATGGCAGATTATCCAAACACCTGGAGAACGACACGAGGTCACTTACGAATGCTGCGAAGAAACTTTTATTGACATAACCTACACAATAACGTTACGGAGGAAACCATTGTATTATTTCGCTTACATTTTGGTGCCATGTGGCCTCATCTCGTTTAACACAGTTCTCGTATTTTATCTACCACCCGACATCAGCGAAAAGATGGCACTGTGTATGTCGGTACTGCTTTCTATGACCGTCTTCCTTTTGCTCATTACATCCCAGATCCCAGCCAATGCTAACCACTTCCCACTCATCGTTAAGTATCTTCTTTTCACCATGCTGATTGTATCTTCGTCAATTGTCCTAACAGTATTCGTGCTAAATGTTCGTTTTAGATCTCCGGATGCACACAAAATGCCTCGTTGGGTGCGCCGAATATTTATTGACATAATACCCGGATTTCTTGGCATGAGCCGACCAGTTCAGTATAGTAAACGATTTCGACATGTTGGAATCAATTTAACAAGAGACGCTATGGCAAACGGTGCTCTAGACTCGAATAGACTAGTAAtggaaaataaaggaaacagCTATTCTGTGAGAATGCGAAGGGAGGTGGATGTCCAGATGGACAATGAAGACTCGGATGATGAAGTCGCAG GTACGAGTAAATACAGACGTGGTCAGTATCTTCCGTTGCTGACGTCTGCTGATGAGGAAGAGAGTGAGGCCATGGTCATTCACAAAGCTGTAGAGGAAATTATGTACCTGACATGGAGATGCGCCAGTGAGGAAGACAGTTTAAGG GAAAAGGAAGACTGGAAATTTGTGGCCATGGTGATAGACCGTATCTTCCTCATCATTTACATTTGTGGTATCTTCGTCGGAAATGTCGTCATCATCTTTCAAGCTCCCTTGGCTACTGATTTCTTCCGCGAACTTTTCTGTTGCTACGAGGACTGGGCTATGAACGGTCTTCCACTGAATTACACCGCACCTATAGTAATTGAGTAA